One genomic region from Kwoniella dejecticola CBS 10117 chromosome 1, complete sequence encodes:
- a CDS encoding rRNA 2'-O-methyltransferase fibrillarin, translating to MAFGDRGGRGGGRGGGRGGFGGDRGGRGGGRGGGRGGFGGGDRGGRGGARGGGAARGGGRGAPRGGRGGFGGGGRGGKPGMGKKGPGAVTLEPHKHAGVYIAKGKEHLLVTRNMTPGESVYGEKRISIASTNAEGEEEKIEYRVWNPFRSKLAAGILGGLDNIYIAPGAKVLYLGAASGSSVSHVSDIVGPDGVVYAVEFSHRPGRELIGMAKKRTNVVPIVDDARHPQKYRMLVQMVDVIFADVAQPDQARIIALNAHHFLKNDGAIVISIKANCIDSTAPAAQVFASEVNNMRKEGIKPKEQLTLEPYERDHAIVVGKYERHSGN from the exons ATGGCTTTCG GTGATCGTGGCGGACGAGGTGGTGGTCGTGGAGGTGGCCGGGGCGGTTTCGGCGGTGATCGAGGTGGTCGGggcggaggacgaggtggcggtcgaggtggattcggCGGCGGTGATCGGggcggtcgaggtggtgCTAGAGGAGGTGGAGCTGCTAGAggtggtggtcgaggtgCACCAAGAGGCGGTAGAGGTGGtttcggtggtggtggtagaGGTGGGAAACCCGGTATGGGTAAAAAAGGACCAGGTGCCGTCACTCTGGAACCTCACAAGCACGCAGGTGTATACATCGCCAAAGGAAAAGAACATCTCTTGGTCACGAGGAATATGACTCCCGGAGAGTCCGTCTACGGTGAAAAGCGAATCTCGATTGCCTCGACCAACGccgaaggagaggaagagaagatcgagtaCAGAGTCTGGAACCCGTTCAGAAGTAAATTGGCGGCTGGTATCTTGGGTGGTCTGGATAACATCTAT ATCGCCCCAGGAGCTAAAGTCTTGTACCTCGGTGCTGCGTCGGGTTCCTCGGTATCGCACGTCTCCGATATCGTCGGTCCTGATGGAGTCGTCTACGCCGTCGAGTTCTCTCATCGACCAGGAAGAGAGTTGATCGGCATGGCtaagaagaggacgaatgTTGTTC CAATCGTCGACGACGCCCGTCATCCTCAGAAATACAGGATGCTCGTCCAAATGGTCGACGTGATCTTCGCCGATGTCGCGCAGCCTGACCAAGCGCGAATCATCGCTTTGAACGCACACCATTTCCTCAAGAACGACGGGgccatcgtcatctccaTCAAGGCCAACTGTATCGACTCGACCGCGCCCGCCGCCCAGGTGTTCGCGAGCGAGGTCAACAACATGAGGAAGGAAGGCATCAAGCCCAAAGAACAGCTCACCCTGGAACCGTACGAGAGAGATCACGCTATTGTCGTCGGTAAATACGAGAGACATTCGGGCAATTAA